One window from the genome of Ictidomys tridecemlineatus isolate mIctTri1 chromosome 12, mIctTri1.hap1, whole genome shotgun sequence encodes:
- the LOC101958538 gene encoding fumarylacetoacetate hydrolase domain-containing protein 2 isoform X1, protein MLVTVRRLLTALLQARKQPFQPSRDMRLVQFQAPHLEGPHLGLEAGNDGGVIDLNAFDPTLPKTMLQFLEQGEATLSVARRALTTQLPILPRSEVTFLAPVTRPDKVVCVGMNYVDHCKEQNVPVPKEPIIFSKFASSIVGPYDAVVLPPESQEVDWEVELAVVIGKKGKHIKATDAMAHVAGFTVAHDVSARDWQMRRNGKQWLLGKTFDTFCPLGPALVTKDSIADPHNLKICCRVNGEVVQSSNTSQMVFKTEELIAWVSRFVTLYPGDVILTGTPPGVGVFRKPPVFLKKGDEVQCEIEELGSIINKVV, encoded by the exons ATGCTGGTCACTGTTAGGAGGTTACTCACAGCTCTGCTGCAGGCTCGGAAGCAGCCCTTTCAGCCCTCCAGAGACATGAGACTGGTGCAGTTCCAGGCACCCCACCTGGAGGGGCCTCACCTGGGCCTGGAGGCTGGGAATGATGGGGGGGTCATTGACCTCAACGCATTTGACCCCACACTCCCCAAGACGATGTTGCAGTTCCTGGAGCAGGGAGAGGCCACCTTGTCAGTGGCAAGAAG AGCCCTGACAACCCAGTTGCCCATCCTCCCACGGTCAGAGGTGACCTTCCTAGCCCCAGTCACACGGCCAGACAAGGTGGTATGTGTGGGCATGAATTATGTGGACCACTGCAAAGAACAGAACGTGCCTGTGCCCAAGGAACCCATTATCTTCAGCAAGTTTGCCAGCTCCATCGTGGGGCCCTACGATGCGGTGGTCCTCCCACCAGAGAGCCAG GAGGTGGACTGGGAGGTGGAGCTGGCCGTGGTCATTGGAAAGAAAGGCAAACATATCAAG GCCACAGATGCCATGGCTCACGTGGCTGGCTTCACTGTGGCCCATGATGTGAGTGCTCGGGACTGGCAAATGAGACGCAATGGGAAGCAGTGGCTGCTGGGAAAAACCTTCGATACCTTCTGCCCCTTGGGCCCTGCCTTGGTTACCAAGGACAGTATAGCAG ATCCCCACAACTTAAAGATCTGCTGCCGCGTGAACGGGGAGGTGGTCCAGAGCAGCAACACCAGCCAGATGGTGTTCAAGACAGAGGAGCTGATAGCCTGGGTTTCCCG GTTTGTCACTCTTTACCCAGGGGACGTCATCCTTACCGGGACCCCCCCAGGTGTTGGTGTGTTCAGGAAGCCACCTGTCTTTCTCAAG AAGGGTGACGAAGTCCAGTGTGAGATTGAAGAACTTGGCAGCATCATCAACAAGGTGGTGTGA
- the LOC101958538 gene encoding fumarylacetoacetate hydrolase domain-containing protein 2 isoform X2, translating to MLVTVRRLLTALLQARKQPFQPSRDMRLVQFQAPHLEGPHLGLEAGNDGGVIDLNAFDPTLPKTMLQFLEQGEATLSVARRALTTQLPILPRSEVTFLAPVTRPDKVVCVGMNYVDHCKEQNVPVPKEPIIFSKFASSIVGPYDAVVLPPESQEVDWEVELAVVIGKKGKHIKVKWKRGLAGPTGAEAPASVPANTDHSPQNKDPHNLKICCRVNGEVVQSSNTSQMVFKTEELIAWVSRFVTLYPGDVILTGTPPGVGVFRKPPVFLKKGDEVQCEIEELGSIINKVV from the exons ATGCTGGTCACTGTTAGGAGGTTACTCACAGCTCTGCTGCAGGCTCGGAAGCAGCCCTTTCAGCCCTCCAGAGACATGAGACTGGTGCAGTTCCAGGCACCCCACCTGGAGGGGCCTCACCTGGGCCTGGAGGCTGGGAATGATGGGGGGGTCATTGACCTCAACGCATTTGACCCCACACTCCCCAAGACGATGTTGCAGTTCCTGGAGCAGGGAGAGGCCACCTTGTCAGTGGCAAGAAG AGCCCTGACAACCCAGTTGCCCATCCTCCCACGGTCAGAGGTGACCTTCCTAGCCCCAGTCACACGGCCAGACAAGGTGGTATGTGTGGGCATGAATTATGTGGACCACTGCAAAGAACAGAACGTGCCTGTGCCCAAGGAACCCATTATCTTCAGCAAGTTTGCCAGCTCCATCGTGGGGCCCTACGATGCGGTGGTCCTCCCACCAGAGAGCCAG GAGGTGGACTGGGAGGTGGAGCTGGCCGTGGTCATTGGAAAGAAAGGCAAACATATCAAGGTGAAGTGGAAGAGGGGACTCGCAGGCCCGACTGGAGCAGAGGCCCCAGCTTCTGTCCCTGCTAATACTGACCACTCTCCCCAAAACAAAG ATCCCCACAACTTAAAGATCTGCTGCCGCGTGAACGGGGAGGTGGTCCAGAGCAGCAACACCAGCCAGATGGTGTTCAAGACAGAGGAGCTGATAGCCTGGGTTTCCCG GTTTGTCACTCTTTACCCAGGGGACGTCATCCTTACCGGGACCCCCCCAGGTGTTGGTGTGTTCAGGAAGCCACCTGTCTTTCTCAAG AAGGGTGACGAAGTCCAGTGTGAGATTGAAGAACTTGGCAGCATCATCAACAAGGTGGTGTGA